The Arthrobacter sp. NicSoilC5 genome has a window encoding:
- a CDS encoding DUF805 domain-containing protein: MSIPQPSNVPGSAVPPLELPYYGAPPVDAVKRVFQKYAVFSGRASRSEYWWWFLASGLASAVLNSISPTVVNGQVTGSSALGGLWFLATVVPSLAVASRRLHDVNLSTWMLLLALIPVLGWIALIVLLAQRENPSGQRFDKYPAPERGQASSAPPSWPQQQPPYPPGPAGPTGP, encoded by the coding sequence ATGAGCATCCCCCAACCGTCCAATGTGCCCGGAAGTGCAGTCCCGCCCCTCGAACTGCCGTACTACGGTGCTCCGCCGGTGGACGCGGTCAAACGCGTCTTCCAGAAGTACGCGGTCTTCTCGGGGCGCGCCAGCCGAAGCGAATATTGGTGGTGGTTCCTCGCTTCCGGGCTGGCCTCAGCGGTGCTGAATTCCATCAGTCCCACTGTGGTCAACGGCCAGGTGACGGGGTCCAGCGCCCTGGGTGGCTTGTGGTTTCTCGCCACCGTCGTCCCGTCACTCGCGGTGGCGTCCCGACGCCTCCACGACGTGAACCTCAGCACCTGGATGCTGCTGCTCGCCCTCATCCCCGTGCTTGGATGGATTGCGCTCATCGTGCTGCTCGCGCAGCGGGAGAACCCGTCTGGCCAGCGTTTCGACAAGTACCCTGCACCGGAGCGTGGGCAGGCGTCATCCGCTCCCCCGTCCTGGCCTCAGCAGCAGCCTCCCTACCCGCCCGGTCCCGCTGGTCCGACCGGGCCGTAG
- the ychF gene encoding redox-regulated ATPase YchF has protein sequence MALTIGIVGLPNVGKSTLFNALTRNQVLAANYPFATIEPNVGVVNLPDPRLQKLAGIFGSQRVLPAAVSFVDIAGIVKGASEGEGLGNQFLANIREAEAIAEVVRVFDDPDVIHVDGKVDPRSDMETINTELILADLQTIEKAIPRIEKEVKIKKREAAELAAIKAAQAVLERGDTIYSSIKSDKLEMEHLKELGLLTAKPFIYVFNADEGILGSPEKQEELRAMVAPADCIFLDAKLEADLVELDEEEAREMLEMNGQDESGLDQLARVGFHTLGLQTYLTAGPKEARAWTIRQGDTAPQAAGVIHSDFQRGFIKAEVVSFDDLVDAGSMAEAKSRGKVRIEGKEYVMADGDVVEFRFNV, from the coding sequence GTGGCTCTAACTATTGGCATCGTCGGACTGCCCAACGTCGGCAAATCAACCCTCTTCAACGCGCTCACCCGCAACCAGGTCCTGGCCGCGAACTATCCGTTCGCCACCATCGAACCCAATGTCGGCGTCGTGAACCTCCCGGACCCCAGGCTGCAGAAGCTCGCCGGGATCTTCGGCTCCCAGCGCGTCCTGCCCGCCGCGGTATCCTTCGTCGACATCGCCGGCATCGTGAAGGGCGCGTCGGAGGGGGAGGGGCTCGGCAACCAGTTCCTGGCCAACATCCGCGAAGCTGAAGCCATCGCCGAAGTTGTCCGGGTCTTCGATGACCCCGACGTGATCCACGTCGACGGCAAGGTGGATCCCCGCTCGGACATGGAGACCATCAACACCGAGCTGATCCTCGCGGACCTGCAGACCATCGAAAAAGCCATCCCGCGGATCGAAAAAGAAGTCAAGATCAAGAAGCGGGAAGCCGCCGAGCTCGCCGCCATCAAGGCCGCGCAGGCGGTGCTCGAGCGGGGAGACACCATCTACTCCTCCATCAAGAGCGACAAACTGGAGATGGAACACCTCAAGGAGCTGGGCCTGCTGACCGCCAAGCCCTTCATCTACGTGTTCAATGCCGACGAAGGCATCCTGGGCAGCCCGGAAAAGCAGGAAGAACTGCGCGCCATGGTGGCCCCGGCAGACTGCATCTTCCTTGACGCCAAACTCGAGGCCGATCTCGTGGAGCTCGACGAGGAAGAGGCGCGCGAGATGCTCGAGATGAACGGCCAGGACGAGTCCGGCCTGGACCAGCTGGCACGCGTGGGCTTCCACACCCTGGGGCTGCAGACCTACCTCACGGCGGGCCCCAAGGAAGCGCGCGCCTGGACCATCCGGCAGGGCGACACGGCACCGCAGGCAGCCGGGGTCATCCACTCCGACTTCCAGCGTGGCTTCATCAAGGCCGAAGTCGTCTCCTTCGACGACCTGGTGGACGCCGGATCCATGGCTGAGGCGAAATCCCGCGGCAAGGTCCGGATCGAAGGCAAGGAATACGTCATGGCCGACGGCGACGTGGTGGAGTTCCGCTTCAACGTCTGA
- a CDS encoding DNA recombination protein RmuC, with protein sequence MDAFALILALFMLLLGALAGAAATYFSLRRNSHALESDFDQVSSRLSEVTAQLAAADAERRLLAAQNRELGEARTQDGSVLRALAPVAEKLSAVQQQVALLERDRVEQYGQLAQQLQEARLSDEQLIRSTHALESALRSNSARGQWGEVQLRRVVEAAGMLRHVDFVEQVHSAGHDSTVRPDLVVQLPGEKQLVVDAKVPLSSYLEAQELGSVDPRLAPAGPQSANDGRNRQALLAAHAKALRAHVDALGTKKYWDIPGNSPELVVCFIPAESILAAALTADAGLLDHALSRNVVLASPSTLLAVLKSVAFTWRQDVLTDSARELFELARQLYDRMGTLGENVTKLGSSLKTSVDRYNAMVGTLEARVLPTARKLNSLEETGLVAPPLVEVQPRALVAPELQGDGEAA encoded by the coding sequence ATGGATGCTTTTGCCTTGATTCTGGCCCTTTTCATGCTGCTGCTGGGTGCGCTTGCCGGCGCTGCAGCCACCTACTTCTCGTTGCGCCGGAACTCGCACGCCCTGGAGTCGGACTTCGACCAGGTGTCGTCACGTCTTTCCGAGGTCACTGCGCAGCTGGCAGCGGCCGACGCCGAGCGGCGGCTTTTGGCCGCACAGAACCGTGAGCTGGGTGAGGCCCGGACACAGGACGGCAGCGTGCTGCGTGCCCTGGCGCCCGTGGCCGAGAAGCTGTCCGCGGTGCAGCAGCAGGTGGCGTTGCTGGAGCGGGACCGGGTTGAGCAGTACGGCCAACTGGCCCAGCAGCTGCAGGAGGCCAGGCTGTCCGATGAACAGCTCATCCGTTCCACGCACGCCCTGGAATCGGCGCTGCGTTCCAACAGCGCCAGGGGCCAGTGGGGCGAGGTGCAGCTTCGGCGCGTGGTGGAGGCTGCAGGGATGCTCCGCCACGTCGACTTCGTGGAGCAGGTCCACAGCGCGGGCCACGACTCAACGGTGCGGCCGGACCTGGTGGTGCAGCTGCCGGGTGAAAAACAGCTGGTTGTGGACGCCAAGGTGCCGTTGTCGTCCTACCTTGAGGCACAGGAACTGGGCTCGGTGGACCCGCGCCTGGCCCCGGCTGGACCGCAGTCGGCGAACGATGGCCGCAACAGGCAGGCCCTCCTGGCGGCACACGCCAAGGCCCTTAGGGCGCACGTGGATGCGCTCGGTACCAAAAAGTACTGGGATATCCCCGGAAACTCCCCGGAACTGGTGGTTTGTTTCATCCCGGCCGAGTCCATCCTGGCGGCGGCGCTGACAGCTGACGCCGGGCTCCTGGACCACGCGTTGTCCCGTAATGTCGTCCTCGCCTCGCCGAGCACCCTGCTGGCCGTGCTGAAGTCCGTGGCATTCACGTGGCGCCAGGACGTCCTGACGGACAGTGCACGCGAGCTCTTCGAACTTGCGCGGCAGCTGTACGACCGGATGGGCACGCTGGGCGAGAACGTCACCAAGCTCGGATCCTCGCTGAAGACGTCCGTGGACCGGTACAACGCCATGGTGGGAACGCTGGAAGCCAGGGTCCTGCCCACCGCGCGGAAACTCAACAGCCTGGAGGAAACAGGCTTGGTTGCACCACCCTTGGTGGAGGTGCAACCGCGGGCGCTGGTGGCACCCGAGCTGCAGGGCGACGGGGAAGCAGCCTGA
- a CDS encoding 4-hydroxy-3-methylbut-2-enyl diphosphate reductase, giving the protein MTTSAVSLSMPSIPRRRRSPEEVAAAAPVNGTKQVLLAAPRGYCAGVDRAVIAVEKALEHYGPPVYVRKQIVHNVHVVSSLEEKGAIFVDETDEVPEGALVIFSAHGVSPAVVESAETRGLRTIDATCPLVTKVHKEAVRFAKDDFDILLIGHDGHEEVEGTSGEAPEHIQIINGPHEVDQVTVRDPEKVIWLSQTTLSVDETMETVRLLKERFPTLQDPPSDDICYATTNRQVAIKKIAPKADLVIVVGSANSSNSVRLVEVALEYGAKASYRVDFANEVDEAWFEGVATVGVTSGASVPEVLVQDVLRLLADYGYGAVEEVVTAEEDLLFSLPKELRATLKQAGDVSRALGGRRTRS; this is encoded by the coding sequence ATGACCACCTCGGCTGTATCCCTTTCGATGCCATCCATTCCGCGCAGGCGCCGCTCCCCGGAGGAAGTAGCAGCTGCGGCCCCCGTGAACGGCACCAAGCAGGTACTGCTGGCCGCTCCGCGCGGTTACTGCGCCGGTGTTGACCGTGCCGTGATCGCCGTAGAAAAGGCGCTGGAACACTACGGTCCGCCCGTGTACGTCCGCAAGCAGATCGTCCACAACGTCCACGTGGTCAGCTCGCTGGAGGAAAAGGGCGCCATCTTCGTGGACGAAACCGATGAGGTGCCCGAGGGTGCCCTGGTGATCTTCTCCGCCCACGGAGTGTCCCCGGCAGTGGTCGAGTCCGCCGAAACCCGGGGCCTGCGCACCATTGATGCCACGTGCCCCCTGGTCACCAAAGTGCACAAGGAAGCCGTTCGTTTCGCCAAGGACGATTTCGATATCCTCCTGATCGGCCACGACGGCCATGAGGAAGTGGAAGGCACTTCAGGGGAAGCGCCGGAGCACATCCAGATCATTAATGGCCCGCACGAAGTGGACCAGGTCACCGTCCGCGACCCCGAGAAGGTCATCTGGCTTTCGCAGACGACACTCAGCGTGGACGAGACCATGGAAACCGTCCGGCTGCTCAAGGAACGGTTCCCCACCCTGCAGGATCCGCCCAGCGACGACATCTGCTACGCCACCACCAACCGCCAGGTGGCCATCAAAAAGATCGCGCCCAAGGCGGACCTGGTGATCGTGGTGGGTTCGGCCAACTCGTCCAACTCTGTCCGGCTGGTGGAGGTGGCGCTCGAATACGGTGCCAAGGCCTCGTACCGGGTGGATTTCGCCAACGAGGTTGACGAGGCGTGGTTTGAAGGCGTCGCCACCGTGGGTGTTACGTCGGGGGCGTCCGTTCCCGAGGTGCTGGTGCAGGACGTGCTGCGGCTGCTCGCTGATTACGGCTACGGAGCCGTGGAGGAAGTCGTGACGGCCGAGGAAGACCTCCTCTTTTCGCTGCCCAAGGAACTCCGGGCCACCCTGAAACAGGCCGGCGATGTCAGCCGTGCGCTGGGCGGACGACGGACCCGCAGCTAA
- the xseA gene encoding exodeoxyribonuclease VII large subunit has translation MSDQASLPGTAPTTLPATAAETSPDNPWPLQLLSQKLKAHIDRTPSAWVEGQVIELNRRGTNAYITLRDVDAEVSLPASVWTKVLERQNLPLERGSRVVALLKPEFWLKTGRLNMLVRDIRPVGLGDLLARIERLRQALAAEGLFADSRKKRLPLLPHRIGLITGRDSDAKKDILRNAALRWPAVEFEIREVAVQGNTAVSQVVRALRELDDRPEVDVIVIARGGGALEDLLPFNSEELIRAVAAANTPVVSAIGHEADRPLLDYVADLRASTPTDAAKRIVPEVSEELAGVRQAREQLRRCVERLVDRESDRLAALHSRPVMAAPEGMVSVRGEEIERLLRRSSAAVSSTVVRAADQLEHLKAQVRALSPQKTLDRGYAVVELAGDQAARIAEAGHAVVRRPAEAPAGAALSIRVAEGRFGATSTGPAESTRAPHPGNPDQHQEVEEKA, from the coding sequence ATGTCTGACCAGGCCTCCTTACCGGGTACCGCCCCCACCACCCTGCCGGCCACTGCGGCGGAAACCAGCCCGGACAACCCCTGGCCGCTGCAGCTGCTGTCGCAGAAGCTCAAGGCGCACATCGACCGCACCCCGTCGGCGTGGGTTGAAGGCCAGGTCATTGAACTGAACCGGCGCGGGACCAACGCCTACATCACGCTTCGGGACGTGGATGCCGAGGTGTCGCTGCCGGCATCCGTCTGGACCAAGGTCCTGGAGCGGCAGAACCTTCCACTGGAGCGCGGTTCACGGGTAGTGGCCCTGCTGAAACCGGAGTTCTGGCTGAAGACGGGCCGGCTGAACATGCTGGTGCGGGACATCCGGCCGGTCGGACTGGGTGACCTGCTGGCCCGCATTGAGCGGCTGCGCCAGGCCCTTGCAGCTGAGGGTCTTTTCGCCGACTCCCGGAAGAAGCGGCTGCCCCTGCTGCCGCACCGCATCGGCCTGATCACGGGACGGGACTCGGACGCCAAGAAGGACATCCTTCGCAACGCGGCCCTGCGGTGGCCGGCGGTGGAGTTCGAGATCCGCGAGGTGGCCGTCCAGGGGAACACAGCCGTGTCCCAGGTGGTCCGTGCCCTGCGTGAACTGGACGACCGGCCTGAGGTGGATGTCATCGTCATAGCCCGGGGCGGCGGGGCACTGGAAGATCTCCTGCCCTTTAACAGCGAGGAGCTGATCCGGGCCGTGGCCGCGGCCAACACGCCCGTGGTAAGCGCCATTGGCCATGAGGCGGACCGCCCGCTGCTGGATTACGTCGCCGATCTGCGGGCCTCCACCCCCACCGACGCCGCGAAGCGGATCGTGCCGGAGGTATCCGAGGAACTTGCCGGGGTGCGCCAGGCGCGGGAACAGCTGCGGCGCTGCGTGGAACGGCTGGTGGACCGGGAGTCGGACCGGCTGGCGGCACTGCATTCGCGGCCCGTCATGGCGGCGCCCGAGGGCATGGTCTCCGTCCGGGGCGAGGAAATCGAACGGCTGCTGCGGCGCTCGTCCGCCGCGGTGAGCTCCACGGTGGTGCGGGCAGCGGACCAGCTGGAGCATCTGAAAGCCCAGGTCCGTGCGCTCTCACCGCAGAAGACCCTGGACCGGGGGTACGCCGTCGTCGAACTGGCAGGCGACCAGGCCGCACGGATCGCCGAGGCCGGCCACGCCGTCGTCCGCAGGCCCGCCGAAGCACCTGCGGGTGCCGCCTTGTCCATCCGTGTCGCGGAGGGCCGCTTCGGAGCCACCTCCACCGGCCCTGCGGAGTCCACCAGGGCACCGCACCCAGGAAACCCAGACCAGCACCAGGAAGTGGAAGAGAAGGCATGA
- a CDS encoding exodeoxyribonuclease VII small subunit has product MTEQKPESDVAALSYEEAREQLIAVVGRLEAGGASLEESLALWERGEALAARCEEWLEGARKRLAAARDQPL; this is encoded by the coding sequence ATGACCGAACAGAAACCAGAATCCGATGTCGCCGCGCTGAGCTATGAGGAAGCCCGGGAGCAGCTCATCGCCGTGGTGGGCAGGCTGGAGGCCGGAGGGGCAAGCCTGGAGGAATCCCTGGCCTTGTGGGAGCGTGGCGAGGCACTGGCCGCGCGGTGCGAGGAGTGGCTCGAGGGAGCACGGAAGCGCTTGGCCGCTGCCCGGGACCAGCCGCTGTAA
- a CDS encoding polyphosphate kinase 2 family protein, which translates to MARVVGFDQHPSETLRVGKGFSLAAVDPDATPGYSGNKADGEALLAEMDGTLSELQEQLFAESRAGGKKRILLVLQAMDTAGKGGIVNHVMATMDPQGVQFKAFKAPTEQEKSYDFLWRIEKEVPGAGMVGIFDRSHYEDVLIHRVHNWATPEEISRRYRAINEFEARQTDAGTKIIKVMLNISKDEQKSRLLARLDNPAKHWKYSSGDLKERAFWDDYMAAYQAAFDETSSAIAPWYVVPANKKWFARIAVQQLVISALSDFRLEWPKAEFDVDIERELVARS; encoded by the coding sequence ATGGCCCGCGTCGTTGGCTTCGACCAGCATCCGTCTGAGACGCTCCGCGTTGGAAAGGGATTTTCCCTGGCAGCGGTGGACCCGGACGCCACCCCGGGCTACAGCGGCAACAAGGCGGACGGCGAGGCGTTGCTGGCTGAGATGGACGGGACGCTCTCGGAGCTGCAGGAACAGCTGTTCGCCGAATCCCGGGCCGGCGGAAAGAAACGGATCCTCCTGGTCCTGCAGGCCATGGACACAGCCGGCAAGGGCGGAATCGTCAACCACGTCATGGCAACCATGGACCCCCAGGGCGTCCAGTTCAAGGCGTTCAAGGCCCCCACCGAGCAGGAGAAGTCCTACGATTTCCTCTGGCGTATCGAGAAGGAGGTCCCCGGAGCCGGGATGGTGGGGATCTTTGACCGCTCCCACTATGAGGACGTCCTCATCCACCGCGTCCACAACTGGGCCACCCCGGAAGAAATCAGCCGGCGCTACCGGGCCATCAACGAATTCGAAGCCCGCCAAACCGACGCCGGCACCAAGATCATCAAAGTGATGCTCAACATCAGCAAGGATGAGCAGAAATCCCGGCTGCTGGCCCGCCTGGACAACCCTGCCAAGCACTGGAAATACAGCAGCGGCGACCTGAAGGAACGCGCCTTTTGGGATGACTACATGGCTGCATACCAGGCCGCGTTTGACGAGACCAGCTCAGCGATTGCCCCGTGGTACGTGGTTCCGGCCAACAAGAAATGGTTCGCCCGCATCGCCGTGCAGCAACTGGTGATATCGGCGCTGTCCGATTTCCGCCTGGAGTGGCCCAAGGCTGAATTCGACGTCGACATCGAACGGGAGCTCGTGGCCCGTTCCTGA
- a CDS encoding pyridoxal phosphate-dependent aminotransferase — MAEFRQSTKLNNVLYDIRGPILEAAQQMEAEGHRILKLNIGNPAPFGFEAPDAILVDMIRHLPHAQGYSDSRGIFSARTAVSQYYQTRGIQNIHVDDIYLGNGVSELITMSLMALLDSGDEVLIPTPDYPLWTASVALAGGKPVHYLCDEESGWQPDLEDMEAKITPRTKGIVVINPNNPTGAVYPEQTLKRIVALAEKHGLVIFADEIYEKILYEDAVHVNLAGLTGDHVLCLTFSGLSKAYRVCGYRAGWMAISGPKKDAADYLEGINLLANMRLCANVPAQHAIQTALGGYQSINDLILPGGRLLEQRNKAYDMLNAIPGVSTQQAKGALYLFPRLDPEVYHIRDDEKFVLDLLREQKILVSHGRAFNWVRPDHFRMVTLPNVKDIEEAIGRMGDFLSRYQGN; from the coding sequence ATGGCAGAATTCAGGCAGTCCACGAAGCTCAACAACGTCCTATATGACATCCGTGGACCGATCCTTGAAGCCGCCCAGCAGATGGAGGCGGAGGGCCACCGGATCCTCAAGCTCAACATCGGCAACCCCGCACCGTTCGGCTTTGAAGCGCCCGACGCCATCCTGGTGGACATGATCCGCCACCTGCCCCACGCCCAGGGCTACAGCGATTCCCGCGGCATTTTTTCTGCCCGCACCGCCGTCTCGCAGTACTACCAGACCCGCGGTATCCAGAACATCCACGTTGACGACATCTACCTGGGCAACGGCGTCAGCGAGCTCATCACCATGTCCCTGATGGCGCTGCTGGACTCCGGCGACGAAGTGCTCATCCCCACGCCGGACTACCCGCTCTGGACGGCCTCCGTAGCGCTCGCCGGCGGCAAACCGGTGCATTACCTCTGCGATGAAGAGTCCGGCTGGCAGCCTGACCTGGAGGACATGGAAGCCAAGATCACTCCCCGCACCAAGGGCATCGTGGTCATCAACCCGAACAACCCCACCGGCGCTGTGTACCCGGAACAGACCCTGAAACGCATCGTGGCCCTGGCCGAAAAGCACGGCCTGGTGATCTTTGCCGACGAGATCTACGAGAAGATCCTGTACGAGGACGCCGTCCATGTGAACCTGGCCGGCCTCACAGGCGACCACGTCCTGTGCCTGACCTTCAGCGGGTTGTCCAAGGCCTACCGCGTCTGCGGTTACCGGGCAGGCTGGATGGCCATTTCAGGACCCAAGAAGGACGCCGCCGACTACCTCGAAGGCATCAACCTCCTGGCCAACATGCGCCTGTGCGCCAATGTTCCGGCCCAGCACGCCATCCAGACGGCGCTGGGCGGCTACCAGAGCATCAACGACCTCATCCTCCCGGGCGGCCGGCTGCTGGAACAGCGGAACAAGGCCTACGACATGCTGAACGCCATTCCCGGCGTCAGCACGCAGCAGGCCAAAGGTGCCCTGTACCTGTTCCCACGGCTTGACCCCGAGGTCTACCACATCCGGGATGACGAGAAGTTTGTCCTTGACCTGCTGAGGGAACAGAAGATCCTGGTATCCCACGGCCGCGCCTTCAACTGGGTGCGCCCGGACCACTTCCGCATGGTGACGCTGCCCAACGTGAAGGACATCGAAGAAGCCATTGGGCGCATGGGGGACTTCCTAAGCAGGTACCAGGGGAACTAG
- a CDS encoding ABC transporter substrate-binding protein has product MKDSRPQRLGRRAFSGLAAGLGLAVALSACGGSSDPLKNAPASSAGASGGATSLVVGSADFPESQIIAELYAGALNANGITATTKPNIGSREVYFKAVQDGSVDVVPDYSGNLLLYVDKEATEVSAGDIAKALPGKLPDGLGVLDVSKAEDKDAMVVTKATAEKYQLKSIEDLAKVCSQIVVGAPATFAERAYGLPGLKKNYNCEPKKLEPFSDGGGPVTLKALLEDQVQVADIYTTTPSIADNDLVVLDDPKNNFIAQQVLPLYNKAKMTDKAKQALNSVSSTLTTDDLINLNRAVSGSQKQDAKTAATNWLKEKGIVK; this is encoded by the coding sequence ATGAAAGATAGCCGTCCCCAGCGCCTCGGCAGGCGGGCGTTCAGCGGCCTTGCCGCCGGGCTTGGCCTGGCAGTGGCGCTGTCAGCCTGCGGCGGTTCGTCCGATCCGTTGAAGAACGCGCCCGCATCCAGCGCCGGCGCTTCCGGCGGGGCCACATCCCTGGTGGTGGGTTCCGCGGACTTCCCGGAAAGCCAGATCATCGCCGAACTGTACGCCGGCGCCTTGAACGCCAACGGAATCACCGCCACCACCAAACCGAACATCGGCTCCCGCGAGGTCTACTTCAAGGCCGTCCAGGACGGGTCAGTGGATGTGGTGCCGGACTACAGCGGCAACCTGCTGCTCTACGTGGACAAGGAAGCCACGGAAGTCTCCGCCGGTGACATCGCCAAGGCGCTGCCGGGCAAGCTGCCGGATGGCCTTGGCGTCCTGGACGTGTCCAAGGCCGAAGACAAGGACGCCATGGTGGTCACCAAGGCAACGGCCGAGAAGTACCAGCTGAAATCCATTGAGGACCTGGCCAAGGTCTGCAGCCAGATCGTCGTCGGCGCGCCGGCCACCTTCGCCGAGCGCGCCTACGGCCTGCCTGGGCTGAAGAAGAACTACAACTGCGAACCCAAGAAGCTTGAGCCCTTCAGCGACGGCGGCGGCCCGGTGACGCTCAAGGCCCTCCTGGAGGACCAGGTGCAGGTGGCCGATATCTACACCACCACGCCGTCCATCGCGGACAACGACCTCGTGGTGCTGGACGATCCCAAGAACAACTTCATCGCCCAGCAGGTCCTGCCGCTGTACAACAAGGCCAAGATGACGGACAAGGCCAAGCAGGCACTCAACTCGGTCTCCAGCACCCTCACCACCGATGACCTGATCAACCTCAACCGCGCCGTCAGCGGCAGCCAGAAGCAGGACGCCAAGACGGCAGCAACCAACTGGCTCAAGGAGAAGGGCATCGTCAAGTAG
- a CDS encoding ABC transporter permease yields the protein MSNVFADTFAWLADPLHWAGSMGIPARLGEHLQYTGLVMLIATAVAVPVGMFVGHTGRGRVAVVALAGALRALPTLGLLILFVLLAGIGLMPPIWALVILTVPPLLAGTYAGISSVDRNVVDAARAMGMTELQVLFRAELPNALTVMFGGFRTGVLQVIATVSVVAYINLGGLGRYLFDGLVLSDFPQMLGGSLLIAVLAIAVDLLLSLFQRLFLTPGASKLSFRSQEAAVDLTDPVVAETVVQGGKS from the coding sequence ATGAGCAACGTCTTCGCCGATACCTTCGCCTGGCTCGCCGACCCCCTGCACTGGGCCGGAAGCATGGGCATTCCCGCCCGGCTGGGGGAGCACCTCCAGTACACCGGCCTGGTCATGCTGATCGCCACCGCCGTTGCAGTACCCGTCGGGATGTTCGTCGGCCACACGGGAAGGGGACGCGTCGCTGTCGTGGCCCTGGCCGGCGCACTGCGCGCCCTGCCCACCCTTGGCCTGCTGATCCTGTTCGTGCTCCTGGCAGGCATCGGGCTGATGCCGCCCATCTGGGCCCTGGTAATCCTCACGGTGCCCCCGCTCCTGGCAGGGACTTACGCGGGCATCTCCAGCGTGGACCGGAACGTGGTTGATGCCGCCCGGGCCATGGGCATGACGGAACTGCAGGTTCTGTTCCGGGCCGAACTGCCCAACGCCCTCACCGTCATGTTCGGCGGTTTCCGGACCGGTGTGCTGCAGGTGATCGCCACCGTCTCGGTGGTGGCGTACATCAACCTCGGCGGACTGGGCCGGTATCTCTTTGACGGACTGGTCCTCAGCGACTTCCCCCAGATGCTGGGAGGTTCCCTCCTCATCGCAGTGCTGGCCATCGCCGTCGACCTTCTCCTGTCCCTGTTCCAGAGGCTGTTCCTGACACCAGGGGCCTCGAAGCTGTCCTTCCGCAGCCAGGAGGCTGCGGTTGATCTCACAGACCCCGTTGTTGCGGAGACTGTTGTACAAGGAGGTAAATCATGA
- a CDS encoding ABC transporter permease, with amino-acid sequence MEWFLANTGMILERGGQHLVLALVPMVLGLLISIPLAQLARQNSALRSVVLTASSLLYTIPSLALFIILPTILGTRILDPLNVVVALTIYAVALLVRAALDAFDSVDADVSQAAQAMGFKPLARFLQVDLPLSLPVMFAGLRVVSVSNISLVSVAALLGVGNLGMLFTDGLQRDFVTEVVVGIIAILVLALLMDAVLVLLERVLTPWERAGKLKSHGALGVPSGTTAAEEAASTVGEAA; translated from the coding sequence ATGGAATGGTTCCTGGCCAATACCGGCATGATCCTGGAGCGCGGCGGCCAGCACCTGGTGCTGGCGCTGGTCCCCATGGTCCTGGGCCTCCTCATTTCCATCCCGCTGGCACAGTTGGCGCGCCAAAACAGTGCGCTCCGCTCCGTGGTGCTGACGGCCTCTTCCCTTCTCTACACCATCCCGTCGCTGGCCTTGTTCATCATCCTTCCCACCATCCTGGGGACCCGGATCCTGGATCCCCTCAACGTGGTGGTGGCGCTGACCATTTATGCCGTGGCCCTGCTGGTGCGCGCGGCCCTTGATGCCTTCGACTCCGTGGACGCGGACGTCAGCCAGGCCGCGCAGGCCATGGGGTTCAAGCCCCTGGCCCGGTTCCTGCAGGTTGACCTGCCGCTCTCCCTTCCGGTCATGTTTGCCGGCCTCCGGGTGGTGTCCGTCAGCAACATCTCGCTGGTCAGCGTTGCGGCCCTCCTGGGCGTGGGCAACCTGGGCATGCTCTTCACTGACGGGCTCCAGCGCGACTTCGTCACCGAGGTGGTGGTGGGCATCATCGCCATCCTGGTCCTCGCGCTGCTGATGGACGCCGTCCTGGTCCTCCTGGAACGCGTCCTCACCCCTTGGGAGCGGGCCGGGAAGCTGAAGAGCCACGGAGCCCTGGGCGTCCCCTCCGGAACCACCGCTGCTGAAGAGGCTGCTTCCACAGTGGGTGAGGCAGCATGA